GGTATTAATTCCCTTGAAAACATAGACAAACTTCGTCATCAGCCGTTAAAATGAGACAAAATGTCTAGATTACTTTAATTTATCAAATTGGAGGCTCATGCCATGAAATGCCCAGTATGTAATCATGAAAATGGAAATGCCAGTTTTTGCGAGAGGTGCGGCGCTAATCTAGCCCCTTCCTCCCCTACTGCAAATTCCGCTCAGGAGCAACAATCCGCTGCTGCCGAACCTGAATATACCCGTTGGTCGAGCACACAGACGACACCTTCTCACGCTCCCATTTCTCCCAACACACCTTCTGCTCCCAGACCTGTACAACATGTATCCGACTCTTCCAGCACAGAGGGCGCTTCATCTTCAGGAGACAAAAACACCAATCAGTGGAATAACATCGTACAAAATGAGAAATTTCAGCAAGCCAAAGAAGTAAGCAAACAGTATCTATCCTATTTCCTTAGTGTGCTCACTCGTCCTTATCAAACCATGAAAACCGTTGGTGAACAGCACTCTCTTAACGGCTGGATCACGATGGCTCTGATTGCGGTCCTATCCTCTACATACTTTTTGATTACATTCGGCCGGATGGATATGGACGGATTGTTCATTGGCGGGTTTATCAGACCGCTATTGTTCACCGCCATTTCCTTGATCGTTGCGATCGCATTGATGTATGCCATACTGAAGATTGAGAAAATAACGTTTCGCCCCAAAACGCTGGTTGCCCAGTTTGGATCATTACTAGTTCCCGCTGTAGCGTCGCTCGTTCTGGCGAATCTGTTTATTGTTATCTCGTATTCCATCGCTATCTTCTTCCTCGTTGTCTCGTATTTGATTATCTTTGTATCTCTTAACACGGTGCTGTTCCAGTATCCGCTGAATCGTACGAAGGCAGCCATCGATAGCATGTACAGCGTGTTGATTGCCAATGTTGTATTGTTTTTTATTCTATCTCGCTTTCTGGGCACTACAATCATTGGATTGATTAGTTTCATGTTTTCTCCATACGGTCGTATGTAGTATCTAGTTCAAAAGCTCTTACGAAGGCTCTCCCTGCTTATGCGAGGAGGGTCTTCTTTTGTTTTCAACGTCAGCAGATTGCACTCGTTGCGTTCCATACACTATAATGTGTAGTGTAAAAGGTATGTCCTTTTTTACGTAAGGATATGAGGTGAGAAACACTCCATGCTTATATCGGATCTGCACCATTGTCATTAACACTACATTATGTA
This window of the Paenibacillus marchantiae genome carries:
- a CDS encoding zinc ribbon domain-containing protein, which produces MKCPVCNHENGNASFCERCGANLAPSSPTANSAQEQQSAAAEPEYTRWSSTQTTPSHAPISPNTPSAPRPVQHVSDSSSTEGASSSGDKNTNQWNNIVQNEKFQQAKEVSKQYLSYFLSVLTRPYQTMKTVGEQHSLNGWITMALIAVLSSTYFLITFGRMDMDGLFIGGFIRPLLFTAISLIVAIALMYAILKIEKITFRPKTLVAQFGSLLVPAVASLVLANLFIVISYSIAIFFLVVSYLIIFVSLNTVLFQYPLNRTKAAIDSMYSVLIANVVLFFILSRFLGTTIIGLISFMFSPYGRM